Proteins encoded together in one Pseudomonas arsenicoxydans window:
- a CDS encoding gamma-glutamyltransferase family protein, whose product MLKFSAHEYPYPSQRQSVFARRGMVAASQPLAAEAGIEIMRNGGNAIDAAIATAAALTVVEPTGCGLGGDAFALVWSKGQLHGLNGNGQAPAALTIDAVKAGGHEQMPLYGWTPVTVPGCPSAWAELSKRFGKLPFAELLQPAISLARDGFPLSPVVARQWQTALDEFSPHRDPVLDAWFDTFLIDGRAPKAGEIFRNPAQARTLQELADTEGESFYRGALAKRLDAHSRATGGYLRASDLQDYRAQWVDPISINYRGYDVWEIPPSGQGLVALMTLKILEGFDFDHRDSQQTWHRQLEAMKLAYSDGLHYITDPLHMRVAVADLLSDAYSRQRREQITDQAREPNPGDPHASGTVYLATADEEGNMVSFIQSNYHGFGSGVVLPDSGIALQNRGQEFSLDPDHANCLAPGKKTFHTIIPGFISQGDAPVGPFGVMGGYMQPQGHVQMVMNLVDFGLNPQAALDAPRWQWLGEMKVGIEQGASRDLAASLARRGHRIQVDCDLINYGRGQIIIRDPDTGVLCGGTEPRADSHIAVW is encoded by the coding sequence ATGTTGAAATTTTCCGCCCACGAATATCCCTATCCGTCGCAACGTCAGAGTGTGTTTGCCCGGCGTGGCATGGTCGCGGCCTCACAGCCTCTGGCCGCCGAAGCCGGTATCGAAATCATGCGCAATGGTGGCAATGCCATTGATGCCGCGATCGCCACGGCGGCAGCGCTGACGGTGGTTGAACCTACCGGCTGCGGCTTGGGCGGCGACGCCTTTGCTCTGGTCTGGAGCAAAGGCCAATTGCATGGGCTGAACGGCAATGGCCAGGCGCCGGCAGCGCTGACAATCGATGCGGTCAAGGCGGGCGGTCACGAGCAGATGCCGCTGTATGGCTGGACGCCGGTGACGGTGCCCGGTTGCCCGTCGGCCTGGGCGGAGCTCTCCAAACGGTTCGGCAAGCTGCCCTTTGCCGAGTTGCTGCAGCCCGCGATCAGTCTGGCCAGGGATGGCTTTCCACTGTCTCCGGTGGTCGCTCGACAATGGCAGACTGCTCTGGATGAATTCAGCCCCCATCGAGACCCAGTGCTCGACGCTTGGTTCGACACGTTCCTGATCGATGGCCGTGCACCCAAGGCCGGTGAAATATTCCGCAACCCGGCGCAAGCCCGAACGCTGCAAGAGCTGGCTGACACCGAGGGTGAAAGCTTCTATCGCGGCGCATTGGCTAAGCGGCTGGATGCCCATTCCCGCGCCACCGGCGGTTACCTGCGCGCCAGTGACCTGCAAGACTATCGCGCCCAATGGGTGGACCCGATCAGCATCAACTATCGTGGCTACGATGTGTGGGAAATCCCCCCAAGCGGGCAAGGATTAGTCGCCCTGATGACCCTGAAAATCCTTGAGGGCTTTGACTTCGATCACCGCGACAGCCAGCAGACCTGGCATCGTCAACTGGAAGCCATGAAGCTGGCTTACAGCGACGGCCTGCATTACATCACCGATCCACTGCACATGCGTGTGGCGGTGGCTGATCTTCTCAGCGATGCCTACAGCCGCCAACGTCGCGAACAGATCACTGATCAGGCGCGAGAACCTAATCCCGGTGATCCCCATGCCAGCGGCACGGTTTACCTGGCCACGGCGGATGAGGAGGGCAACATGGTGTCTTTCATCCAGAGCAACTACCACGGCTTCGGTTCCGGCGTGGTACTGCCAGACAGCGGCATCGCCTTGCAGAACCGCGGACAGGAGTTCAGTCTCGATCCTGACCACGCCAACTGCCTGGCACCGGGCAAAAAAACCTTTCACACCATCATTCCCGGTTTCATCAGTCAAGGCGACGCGCCGGTGGGACCGTTCGGCGTCATGGGCGGCTACATGCAGCCCCAAGGCCATGTGCAGATGGTCATGAACCTGGTGGATTTTGGTCTTAACCCACAAGCCGCGCTGGACGCCCCTCGGTGGCAATGGCTTGGAGAAATGAAGGTCGGCATTGAGCAGGGAGCGTCTCGGGATCTGGCGGCTTCGCTGGCGCGGCGCGGACACCGGATTCAGGTCGATTGCGACCTGATCAACTATGGGCGAGGGCAGATCATCATTCGGGACCCGGACACCGGTGTGCTGTGCGGTGGTACTGAGCCGCGAGCCGATTCCCATATTGCTGTGTGGTAA
- a CDS encoding amino acid ABC transporter ATP-binding protein has protein sequence MAHKSEELIIEALDIHKSFGDLEILKGISLQVRRGEVVVLIGASGSGKTTFIRCINLLEDIQGGRIRVNGRAMGYRERADGSLVRDSERNIARQRRDIGMVFQRFNLFPHMTALENIIEAPIQVLGVPRAEALEQARALLARVGLADKAMHYPSMLSGGQQQRVAIARALAMKPQAMLFDEPTSALDPETVGEVLQVMKQLADDGMTMVVVTHEMGFAREVADRVVVLDQGELIEQGPPEQIFSRPTHPRTQAFLSRVL, from the coding sequence ATGGCGCATAAAAGTGAAGAACTGATCATCGAGGCGCTGGACATTCATAAGTCCTTCGGCGACCTGGAGATTCTCAAGGGGATTTCCTTGCAGGTGCGGCGTGGTGAAGTCGTGGTGTTGATCGGTGCCTCGGGTTCGGGCAAGACCACCTTCATTCGCTGCATCAATCTGCTGGAGGACATTCAAGGCGGGCGCATTCGCGTCAACGGCCGAGCCATGGGTTATCGCGAGCGCGCCGACGGCAGCCTGGTGCGCGACTCCGAACGCAACATCGCTCGCCAGCGTCGGGACATTGGGATGGTCTTTCAACGTTTCAATCTGTTCCCTCACATGACCGCGCTGGAAAACATCATTGAGGCACCGATCCAGGTGCTCGGCGTGCCTCGCGCTGAAGCGTTGGAACAAGCGCGTGCCTTGCTCGCGCGGGTCGGTCTGGCGGACAAGGCCATGCATTACCCGTCGATGTTGTCCGGTGGGCAGCAGCAGCGCGTGGCAATCGCCCGGGCGCTGGCGATGAAACCTCAAGCCATGCTGTTCGACGAGCCCACGAGTGCCCTCGATCCGGAAACCGTCGGCGAGGTGCTGCAGGTGATGAAACAGTTGGCCGATGACGGCATGACGATGGTAGTGGTCACCCATGAAATGGGGTTTGCCCGAGAAGTCGCCGACCGCGTGGTGGTCCTCGATCAGGGCGAATTGATCGAGCAGGGGCCACCGGAGCAGATCTTCAGTCGACCGACACACCCACGAACCCAGGCCTTTCTCAGCCGCGTGCTGTGA